In Acidovorax sp. GBBC 1281, a single window of DNA contains:
- a CDS encoding MFS transporter, with the protein MPDHHAADSGLQQTRKATASGWIGSVLEYYDFFIYATAASLIFPQIFFPAGNPTAAIVASLATYGVGYVARPIGALVLGHWGDTHGRKQVLVLCMFLMGFSTLAVGLLPTYAQAGLLAPAMLVVLRLIQGFAVAGEISGASSMILEHAPTGRRGFYASFALQGVQAGQVLAAAVFLPLAYFLPAEQFNTWGWRVPFLLSFIVILVGYYIRREVQETPVFTAERRQGAVPRAPIVQAFQENGPNMLRVVCMALMNVIPVVATVFGAAYAVQPGYGVGFDKSVYLWIPVLGNIVAVLVIPHVGNLSDRIGRRPPIIVGALLSGLLAFLYLYAISIHHVPMAIGMSLLMWGVVYQGYNAVFPSFYPELFPARTRVTSMAISQNVGTTLTALLPALFAAVAPPGSTNVPATVGAIAFGVTAIAALAAWSARETFRIPTQDLGQPDAQPLSEAAYEQARQEALRSHGRGR; encoded by the coding sequence ATGCCAGACCACCACGCCGCCGACAGCGGCTTACAGCAAACGCGCAAGGCCACCGCCAGTGGCTGGATCGGCTCGGTGCTGGAGTACTACGACTTCTTCATCTACGCCACCGCCGCATCGCTGATCTTTCCGCAGATCTTCTTTCCCGCAGGCAACCCGACGGCGGCCATCGTGGCCTCGCTCGCCACCTACGGCGTGGGCTACGTGGCCCGGCCCATCGGGGCCCTGGTGCTCGGCCACTGGGGCGACACCCATGGCCGCAAGCAGGTGCTGGTGCTGTGCATGTTCCTGATGGGCTTTTCCACCCTGGCCGTGGGCCTGCTGCCCACCTATGCGCAGGCCGGCCTGCTGGCCCCGGCGATGCTCGTGGTGCTGCGTTTGATCCAGGGCTTCGCGGTGGCCGGCGAGATCTCGGGGGCCAGCTCGATGATCCTGGAGCACGCGCCGACCGGACGGCGGGGCTTTTATGCGAGTTTTGCGCTGCAGGGCGTGCAGGCAGGGCAGGTGCTGGCGGCGGCGGTGTTCCTGCCGCTGGCGTATTTCTTGCCGGCGGAGCAGTTCAACACCTGGGGCTGGCGCGTGCCGTTCCTGCTGAGCTTCATCGTGATCCTGGTGGGCTACTACATCCGCCGCGAAGTGCAGGAAACCCCCGTGTTCACCGCCGAGCGCCGGCAGGGCGCCGTGCCGCGCGCGCCCATCGTGCAGGCCTTCCAGGAGAACGGGCCGAACATGCTGCGCGTGGTTTGCATGGCGCTCATGAACGTGATCCCGGTGGTGGCGACGGTGTTCGGCGCGGCCTATGCCGTGCAGCCGGGCTATGGCGTGGGTTTCGACAAGAGCGTGTACCTGTGGATTCCGGTGCTGGGCAACATCGTCGCGGTGCTGGTGATCCCGCACGTGGGCAACCTGTCGGACCGCATCGGCCGGCGCCCGCCGATCATCGTGGGCGCGCTGCTGTCGGGGCTGCTGGCGTTCCTGTACCTGTATGCCATCAGCATCCACCACGTGCCGATGGCGATCGGCATGTCGCTGCTCATGTGGGGCGTGGTGTACCAGGGCTACAACGCGGTGTTCCCGAGCTTCTACCCCGAGCTGTTCCCGGCCCGCACCCGCGTGACCTCGATGGCCATCTCGCAGAACGTGGGCACCACGCTCACCGCCTTGCTGCCCGCGCTGTTCGCCGCCGTGGCGCCGCCAGGCTCCACCAACGTGCCGGCCACCGTGGGCGCGATCGCGTTCGGCGTGACGGCCATCGCGGCGCTGGCCGCGTGGTCGGCGCGCGAGACCTTCCGCATTCCCACGCAGGACCTGGGCCAGCCCGATGCCCAGCCCCTGTCCGAGGCCGCATACGAACAGGCCCGCCAGGAAGCCCTGCGCAGCCACGGGCGCGGCCGCTGA
- a CDS encoding shikimate dehydrogenase family protein codes for MQQQTINGSTRLIAHLGYPTEAFKAPMIYNPWFAQQGINALVVPMGVQAEDYPATLQVLRRMTNWHGALVTMPHKVSTLALVDALTPTARIAGACNAIVRRPDGTLLGDQFDGAGFVRGVQRKGLALAGRRALVSGSGGVGSAIAASLAAAGVAELALFDVHGHRAQALADRLRQHYPALRTVVGRNDPAGFDLVVNATPLGMREDDPLPFDVDRIAPGTFVGEVVMAQTHTPLLQAAMARGCPVQQGTDMLFEMIPAYLEFFGWGGATPETLRAVARIVY; via the coding sequence ATGCAGCAGCAAACCATCAACGGCAGCACCCGCCTGATCGCCCACCTGGGCTACCCGACCGAGGCGTTCAAGGCCCCGATGATCTACAACCCGTGGTTCGCGCAGCAGGGCATCAACGCCCTGGTGGTGCCCATGGGCGTGCAGGCCGAGGACTACCCCGCCACGCTGCAGGTGCTGCGCCGCATGACCAACTGGCACGGCGCGCTGGTGACCATGCCGCACAAGGTGAGCACGCTGGCGCTGGTGGATGCGCTCACGCCCACGGCGCGCATCGCCGGGGCCTGCAACGCCATCGTGCGCCGACCCGACGGCACGCTGCTGGGCGACCAGTTCGACGGCGCGGGCTTCGTGCGCGGCGTGCAGCGCAAGGGCCTGGCCCTGGCGGGCCGGCGCGCGCTGGTGTCCGGCAGCGGCGGGGTCGGGTCGGCCATCGCCGCCTCGCTGGCGGCGGCGGGGGTGGCCGAGCTGGCCCTGTTCGACGTGCACGGCCACCGCGCGCAGGCGCTGGCCGACCGGCTGCGGCAGCACTACCCCGCCCTGCGCACGGTGGTGGGCCGCAACGACCCGGCCGGCTTCGACCTGGTCGTCAACGCCACGCCCCTGGGCATGCGCGAGGACGACCCCCTGCCCTTCGACGTGGACCGCATCGCCCCCGGCACCTTCGTGGGCGAGGTCGTGATGGCACAGACCCACACCCCGCTGCTGCAGGCCGCGATGGCCCGGGGCTGCCCGGTGCAGCAGGGCACCGACATGCTGTTCGAGATGATTCCCGCGTACCTGGAGTTCTTCGGCTGGGGCGGCGCCACGCCCGAGACGCTGCGTGCGGTGGCGCGCATCGTGTATTGA
- a CDS encoding PDDEXK nuclease domain-containing protein, whose product MTGAGPAATFRSARQRRSMPSRLSLAAFCESHTAAKMARTSALSAAVHRRTSSRPTTRRAPMPSDAHPTHDFSALVAAIRQTDAALAAQASRAVNVSLMLRNWFIGHYIAEFELQGADRARYGDNLIAELARALRAHAISNRGKHQLYAYLAFYRTYPQIVRTASAQSAQVPSATLSDAKVRTAPALSSTAPAVDADRLIGGLSYSHLEQLVELSDPLQRRFYEAEALRGQWSVRELKRQIATQYYERSSLSSDKDALSVHAHTAAERATPQQVIRDPYIFEFLGLKPQEAVTEGQLEDALLDKLQAFLLELGHGFCYEARQKRLLIGGEHFFVDLVFYHRILKCHVLIELKNDAFRHEHLGQLNAYVSYYKRHEMSEGDQPPIGILLCTRKNTELVQYALADMSNQLFVSRYQVQLPDKEEMAAFLHKAVEELGGANA is encoded by the coding sequence TTGACCGGTGCCGGCCCGGCCGCTACCTTCCGCTCTGCACGCCAACGCCGCTCGATGCCGTCGCGCCTCAGCCTTGCGGCATTTTGCGAATCCCACACCGCCGCGAAGATGGCACGAACCTCGGCCCTTTCTGCGGCAGTCCACCGGCGCACATCGAGCCGGCCCACCACCCGAAGGGCACCCATGCCGTCTGACGCGCACCCAACCCATGACTTCAGCGCCTTGGTGGCGGCCATTCGGCAAACCGATGCCGCGCTCGCCGCGCAGGCCAGCCGCGCCGTCAATGTCAGCTTGATGCTGCGCAACTGGTTCATCGGCCACTACATCGCAGAATTCGAACTCCAAGGGGCCGACCGGGCCCGCTATGGGGACAACCTCATCGCCGAACTGGCCCGGGCTTTGCGCGCGCACGCCATCAGCAACCGCGGCAAACACCAGCTCTACGCTTACCTCGCCTTCTATCGCACCTACCCCCAGATTGTGCGGACGGCGTCCGCACAATCTGCCCAAGTGCCTTCCGCCACCCTGTCGGACGCCAAAGTGCGGACAGCGCCCGCACTGTCTTCGACAGCCCCCGCAGTGGATGCGGATCGCCTCATCGGCGGCCTCTCCTATAGCCACCTGGAGCAACTGGTAGAGCTGTCCGACCCGCTGCAGCGCCGCTTCTACGAAGCCGAGGCCCTGCGCGGCCAATGGTCGGTGCGGGAACTCAAGCGCCAGATCGCCACGCAGTATTACGAACGCAGCAGCCTGTCCAGCGACAAGGATGCGCTGTCGGTCCATGCCCATACCGCGGCGGAGAGGGCCACGCCTCAGCAGGTCATCCGCGACCCTTACATCTTTGAATTTCTCGGCCTCAAGCCTCAGGAGGCGGTGACGGAGGGCCAATTGGAAGATGCACTGCTCGACAAGCTGCAGGCTTTCTTATTGGAACTAGGCCACGGCTTTTGCTATGAGGCACGCCAAAAGCGGCTGCTCATCGGAGGCGAGCATTTCTTCGTGGACTTGGTGTTCTACCACCGCATTCTCAAATGCCATGTGCTCATCGAGTTGAAAAACGATGCTTTCCGACACGAGCACCTGGGCCAGCTCAACGCCTATGTGAGCTATTACAAACGGCACGAGATGAGCGAAGGAGACCAGCCACCCATCGGCATCCTGCTGTGCACGCGCAAGAACACCGAACTGGTGCAATATGCCCTGGCCGATATGAGCAATCAGCTCTTCGTGTCGCGTTACCAAGTGCAATTGCCGGACAAGGAAGAAATGGCGGCCTTCCTACACAAGGCGGTCGAGGAACTGGGAGGCGCCAACGCATGA